In Arvicola amphibius chromosome 1, mArvAmp1.2, whole genome shotgun sequence, one DNA window encodes the following:
- the Cxcl11 gene encoding C-X-C motif chemokine 11, with amino-acid sequence MSQAGKFLLLPGLLVYKMLLLQPSHCSLQSTSKPRQNSSSWVDMKGMAMAFAVLICATTVQGFTMFRVGRCLCLDPGVKAVRMADIEKVSIIYPTRGCAKVEVIVTLKANKGERCLNPKSKQARIIQQAIERKNSSKRQNHVKS; translated from the exons ATGAGTCAAGCAGGGAAATTCCTGCTGCTGCCAGGACTGCTGGTCTATAAAatgctcctgcttcagccttcccacTGTTCTCTGCAGAGCACATCAAAGCCGAGGCAGAACAGCAGCAGCTGGGTGGACATGAAGGGCATGGCCATGGCCTTCGCTGTGCTAATCTGTGCTACAACTGTCCAAG GCTTCACTATGTTCAGAGTGGGGCGCTGCCTTTGCCTAGACCCCGGAGTGAAAGCCGTCAGGATGGCAGATATTGAGAAAGTCTCCATAATCTACCCGACTAGAGGCTGTGCCAAAGTCGAAGTGAT TGTTACCCTGAAAGCCAATAAAGGAGAAAGGTGTCTGAACCCCAAATCAAAGCAAGCACGCATCATACAACAG GCAATAGAGAGAAAGAATTCTTCAAAGCGCCAGAACCACGTGAAGTCCTAA